The Thalassoroseus pseudoceratinae genome has a segment encoding these proteins:
- the treZ gene encoding malto-oligosyltrehalose trehalohydrolase codes for MADSNILPAHPTYPASIGALQQPDGRVTFRVWAPKAETIDLHLVKDGDDEFIPMRPEPRGYFVTELENAAVGTKYFYRINGENSWPDPLSRWQPDGVHQPSAVASREFEWTDQYWHGIPLTKYITYELHIGTFSPEGTFDGAIAYLDDLVDLGITAVELLPINQFPGGRNWGYDGVHPSAAQNTYGGPDGLKRLVDACHQRGLAVILDVVYNHIGPEGNYLGQFGHYFTSKYGTPWGEALNFDDHDADEVRRFFIESALYWIGECHIDALRLDAVHAIFDNSAYPFLQELGDACHLEGQRQNRQVHLIAESSLNDQRLCSPPSVGGFGLDGQWSDELHHGLHTTLLPERSGYYADFDGFEDLLLSMQNGFVYDGVYAPHRRRRYGNTPDRLSPEQFTVFSQNHDQVGNRMLGERLKELTSYEAAKLLAGVVLLSPYSPMLFMGEEYGEPAPFQFFVSHGDPGLVEAVREGRKAEFASFKWSEEPPDPQSEETFNRSKLDHSLKSQGEHAVLLDFYKSLIRLRKSHPALMFPARDRMAYSSLGSQRVIFEHLWTDYHDLLAIFSFESDSVDVNIPIPEGEWSLVFDSAEERWNGPRSESLPQIVESSGSSTITLPPFSFIALTRNRDAIAPAAPVR; via the coding sequence ATGGCCGACTCTAACATCCTGCCCGCGCATCCAACTTATCCGGCTTCGATCGGTGCTTTGCAGCAACCAGACGGCCGGGTCACATTCCGTGTTTGGGCACCCAAGGCGGAAACCATTGATCTGCACCTCGTCAAGGATGGGGATGACGAGTTTATTCCGATGCGTCCCGAGCCGCGTGGCTATTTTGTCACGGAACTTGAGAACGCGGCGGTTGGTACAAAGTATTTTTACAGAATCAATGGTGAAAACTCGTGGCCGGATCCTCTGAGTCGTTGGCAGCCCGACGGTGTGCATCAGCCGTCAGCGGTTGCGTCGCGTGAGTTCGAGTGGACCGACCAGTATTGGCATGGGATTCCATTAACGAAATACATCACGTATGAGTTGCACATCGGGACGTTTTCCCCCGAGGGAACGTTTGACGGGGCGATTGCGTACTTGGATGACCTCGTCGATCTCGGGATCACCGCGGTCGAATTGTTGCCGATCAATCAGTTTCCCGGGGGCCGAAACTGGGGATACGACGGCGTTCATCCGTCGGCGGCTCAGAACACTTATGGTGGTCCCGACGGACTGAAACGACTCGTCGATGCCTGTCATCAGCGTGGGTTGGCCGTCATTCTCGATGTCGTCTACAACCACATCGGTCCCGAAGGAAATTACCTCGGGCAGTTCGGTCACTACTTCACTAGCAAGTACGGAACGCCTTGGGGCGAGGCGTTGAACTTCGACGACCACGACGCTGACGAGGTCCGGCGGTTTTTCATCGAAAGTGCATTGTATTGGATTGGCGAATGTCACATCGACGCGTTGCGGCTGGATGCGGTTCACGCAATTTTCGATAACTCGGCGTATCCATTCTTGCAAGAACTTGGCGATGCCTGTCATCTGGAAGGACAACGGCAGAATCGGCAAGTTCACTTGATCGCCGAAAGCAGCTTAAACGACCAGCGGTTGTGTAGTCCGCCGAGTGTCGGTGGTTTCGGTTTGGATGGGCAATGGTCGGACGAACTGCATCACGGCTTGCATACGACCCTGCTCCCCGAACGCAGCGGCTACTACGCTGATTTCGATGGTTTCGAGGATTTGCTGCTGTCGATGCAGAATGGTTTTGTGTACGACGGCGTTTATGCTCCGCATCGCCGCCGCCGCTACGGAAACACACCGGACCGATTGTCACCTGAGCAATTCACCGTTTTCTCGCAAAACCACGACCAAGTCGGCAACCGAATGCTCGGCGAGCGGCTAAAGGAATTGACCAGCTACGAAGCGGCCAAATTGCTCGCGGGAGTCGTGCTCCTTTCCCCGTATTCACCAATGTTGTTTATGGGTGAAGAGTACGGTGAGCCGGCACCGTTTCAGTTTTTCGTCAGTCATGGTGATCCAGGTCTCGTGGAAGCGGTTCGCGAGGGCCGGAAAGCTGAATTTGCGAGTTTCAAGTGGAGCGAAGAACCGCCGGATCCGCAGTCGGAAGAGACGTTCAACCGTTCAAAGCTTGACCACAGCTTGAAATCACAGGGTGAGCATGCGGTCTTGCTAGACTTCTACAAGTCACTGATCCGACTGCGAAAGAGCCATCCTGCGTTGATGTTCCCCGCCCGCGATCGAATGGCGTATTCTTCGCTTGGTTCGCAGCGTGTGATCTTCGAACATCTTTGGACCGATTATCACGATTTGCTGGCGATCTTCTCGTTTGAATCGGACTCCGTGGACGTGAATATCCCGATTCCGGAAGGCGAATGGTCGCTGGTGTTCGACTCCGCCGAGGAACGTTGGAACGGTCCCCGGTCCGAATCGCTACCACAGATCGTTGAGTCCAGTGGATCATCGACAATAACACTGCCGCCCTTCTCATTCATTGCTCTGACGAGGAATCGTGACGCCATCGCTCCGGCGGCACCAGTTCGTTAG